One Glycine max cultivar Williams 82 chromosome 8, Glycine_max_v4.0, whole genome shotgun sequence genomic window, TAGCATTTGTATGTTGCCTCACCTTCAGAACTTCACTTATTCCTTTAACTTCTTCACCGGTGAGCCTCCCGCATGTCTCGCATTGCCGGCGTTTGATGACAGGGTAAACTGCTTACCGGCGAGGCCTCTGCAGAGGCCTCCGGCGCAATGTAAGTCGTTCTTGTCTAAACCTGTGGACTGTAACTCCTTTAAGTGTAAACATTTTGTTCCTTCACCTCCATCACCTTCACCATTTCCTTCACCTACAGCACCGGTAACACCTTCTCCATCACCTTCTACGCCTTCACCATTTCCTTCACCTACAACACCGGTAACACCACCTTCACCCTCACATTCCCCTCCATCACCTTCTACGCCTTCACCTACAACACCGGTTACACCTTCTCCCTCACATTCACCTCCATCACCTGCTACACCTTCACCATTTCCTTCACCTACAACACCGGTAACACCTTCACCCTCACATTCCCCTCCATCACCTGCTACACCTTCACCATTTCCTTCACCTACAACACCGGTAACACCTTCACCCTCACATTCCCCTCCGTCACCTGCTACACCTACAACACCGGTAACACCTTCACCTTCACATTCCCCTCCGTCACCTGCTACACCTTCACCATTTCCTTCACCTACAACACCGGTAACACCTTCACCTTCACATTCCCCTCCGTCACCTGCTACACCTTCACCATTTCCTTCACCTACAACTCCTGTAACACCTTCACCTCCATCGCCTTCTACTCCTTCACCCTTTCCTTCACCTACGACACCTGTGACACCTTCACCTGTTCATAGTCCTCCTTCTCCAGTGTATTTGCCACCGCCACATTCTTCCCCTACACCACCTGCTCATAATTACGGCTCTCCGCCACCCCATCACTCACCCGCTCAACCTGTTTATCCTTATTTATCACCGCCACCTCCTCCCTCTGTCCATTCttcacctccaccaccaccaccaccaccttgtATAGAACTTCCTCCACCCCCTCCCCAATCTACACCTTCTCCCACACCTTACCTGCCACCACCATCCCCATCTCCTCCCCCGCCACCGCCACCGGTATACCATTCTCCACCGCCGGCATCACCGCCTCCGTGCGAAACTCCACCTTCAGTTTCTCCGCCTCCACCACCTGCCCCAGTATACGAAGGGCCATTACCACCTATCGTTGGACTCCCATACGCGTCGCCTCCACCACCACCCTTTTATTGATTCTTTTGACCGACAcgcttttattattaattgcgTCCCTTTCTTCTCTAATACCCTCCTCCGATGGAAGGAATGTTACGCGACTCTCTCTTGTCGCTTATTATGAATTACTACAAGTACTCACAAGAGAACGTACGACAaggttttgttctttattttatcGTCAAGAGAAACAGAGGAGGTTGAAGCAAAGCCAGGGTAAGAGGAGAAAGATAGTCTCCCTCCATATTGATTTCAATtgttatgaataaataaaaagggaGGGCAGAGAAATTAAGAGTAGGTTGAAGAGAAAATTTTATGTATAGGGATGAATCCGAGACCTTAAGTTATGGCTATGGCTGCAAAGGCAGTAGCAGTTCCACTTTCTGCTGCtgcttatttttattgttattgtctCTCTTAtatcatactatttttttatataaattttatttctttttcctttaaatttacttattagtcTAAATATGAGCGTTTCACTTGAATTGATTATGCTAATTAAATTCGCTTTCTCTTATCACTGTCTCAAGTCTGTTGCGGTCATGACATTATTGATTTGAATGTTTTTCTTTAGTTAGGCTGTCAATATCAATCTGCATAAATGATCCTATATGCTGCTGCTTATAAGCAAGCATCTTAATGATAGGTTGAATGATAGAAAACTTTCTTTCTCCGcatgattatgattattttcGCTTCTTTCTTTCCATCAAAGGGAGGAGGGATAATCAATTTAATCTAGGACATGCCACCATTGTTTAAGAGCTCTCACTTTCAACTTCATTAATGTTAAAATGTTGTTTTACTATAATCTTCCTATCCGTTGTCTTTGAAAGGATCTACCGTACTTCAAGTTTTTTGCATGCAAAATTGAATGGAACTTACTACGTTGAGAATATAAAGAAGGGAAAGATATTGTTCTTAGCTAGGGAGCGTTAGGCATACAAGTAGAGATTCTTGCTCCTTTACGTGCAAAATTTAATACTCCATGGAGACCATATTGTTCTTACGGACGGAATGGTCCCCAATGGGCAATAGCCCATGGAGACCATCAGAGTCTGCAGGTCCCGGTTCAGATTATGGTGGTTGGGCGTGAATAGATACTATCCCAAGAACCATTAAAAAGCACCGACTAGGGTCAATGTATTTAATGAAGTCCTTTCTTatctttgattttaaaatgtttcTCAAGGAACACCCTCCATGTGCAAACTGGCTTGgttttgagatttgaattcaaatttgcaCACCGTCTTCTGCATTGGATCGTGAACAAATTAAACTGCAAGCTAAGCTTTACTACTGCCACGAAAACTCTTCTTTTTCTAATCCAAGGTAATTAAGCCTTGTCGGTCATCAATCATCATTTTGTGTCTATTTCGCGCAGCTGTtgcttttccttttaaaattttgtccGTGCaccttacaaattaaaatattaagttaCAGAAAAATAAACGCAAATACATAAgcattatgaaattaaaattatgaatcagTAGTTACACTTGTCACTCTAAGAACAAAATATTGCATTAAAGGTTTGGTCTTCTACCTTGTTACTCATTTTAGCACCCTGTTTTTCCCAAACTAGCCAGACATCTGGCTACGTATAATGCTCGGGATGCGTATGGAATCGGCAACGGCAACCCAAACTGGGATCAATGCTTGCTTCTTACCAAGTCCCTTCAGGGAATATAATTAACACAAAGTCTCCCCGTTTTTATGGGAACCTCTttccacaaaaaaaagaaaataataataaaatttttctaCTTTCCATGGTACACTGTGGCTTATCTTTGTTCCTTTGTTTTTTACCTGGAGGAGATTAGAGGAAATGAAAAGGGGAATCTGATAACTTTGTTTGCACACAAGAGAAGAACATGCTTTGTTACTATTTGTGCTTTAACATATATATTTGGGATAATTTGTTTTGAgactataaattaaattagaacaAAATTGTATCAGTTTTTCCTTGTTTGGAAACGTCGTCTTCAAACCACGTTCAACGGATAAATTTGGCTTTTAAAGGTAAAAGGCCAAAGCAAGCGTAGGAGTTGCATGCTTTAAAACGCTTTCACAAACAGACTCTAAGTGGTTAACGAAATATTGATTTAGAATCACTACGATACTgctaaatacttttttattcaataaatttatcataaatgttACGTTACGGTTGGATCAGATGCTGATGTCATGTAAATCATTGGCATTGGATTCACTGGAACCTTTTTGGACACTGCATTATTTTTACCACTACTTAATGCACGTACCAAATAATAGGTGAACCCGTGAAAAGCATTTAATCATTTCGAAATGGTCTACATACAGAAGTCAGTAGTGTAGTTCATTTCCTCAAATCAGATACCATAGCATGTAATATGAAAGTTCTGTATACCTTTCTAGCTTAAGCCTTTTGATTATTACTTGGTGttagaatgaaagaaaaaagaaattgaaagcaGAGACCGTCCTCTTATCTTTGCTACCATTGGATTGAAGGAAGTCTAAGGAAAGATACAAAGCAAGCAGGGCATATCCCACCATCAAAGGGACAATGACCTTTATGTCTATAACTATAAGAGGGGCCCTTTCACATGGCCTGTGATGTAAGGGCATTTGACATCTAACATGCAAACGCAATGAAGATAATCAAAATACTACTAATGTTTGAAGTTGGCTTACTTGTCCTATTAATCAATTACCTCTACTTGGACGAACATAACTACCATTCAATTAGGGCTCTTGGGATAGCCTGTGATTGTCAACCATATTTAATGACGTTTCATAAAGTGAGCTCATCATATTGATCCCCGTCCTCACATTAAAAGGAAAGAGACAACTCTCTGTTTCAAGAAAATTCtaatatcaaattatcaatAGAACTAGGAGGGAAAATTTCTCAAATTAACTGAGATTCGCCAACGATTTCAAATCTTAATTCCCAAACCATACATTCTAAagctttcttcagtttcttaTTAATAATTACCGATGATTCTGCATGTgtcatcttaattatttttgcgTAGATTAGTATAACAGATTTTTTTCTCCATGCTGAAAAGTTAGAGAAATACAGTagctcttttcatttttaaggacatcaaatttataaCGTGGCTACATATTGTGCTGCTGAGATTCGAACCTTAATTTAGTTTCTAAGCCAAACTATCTTGCTTGCGGATAAGGGAAATTAAAGACGGATTAGGAATAGTACTTTTTTAGTATTTCCTACAGATAAAAGCAAACTTCGGGTTTAACTAGAGATGGAGTTTCATACCTAAGTTACAGCTAGTTCAATAATGGGAGAGGGGGGGAAAAGTGGACAATGCCAATGCCAACTAATTCATGTACTTAAACCAGGTTACAGAATGGAATGGCATTTTAGATTCTTCTATAGTTCGGATTGCTTACATATAAATGGGGATGGGGAATGTTTTTAAAACCAGATTGGAGTTTTGAATATAAGTAAAAACTTGCATGTGAGTGTTAGTTTTAAAGATATGCATATCTCATTCATCTAAAgatattatttctaaaatattttttattttttaatttcaaatacttcttatttcttatattaactttcaattaaggataatttagaaaaaaaaatttaattaatattgataGAGTTCAATGTTATTAACCaactttcttaattaacatgaatgagttttttatacatatttaaaataagaaaaagtacTGGTATAAGGTTCAACAATTTTATAGTCGTTAAATTTtggtaaaagaaatattattattattagaaaaagaataaaaaataaaaatcaatttatagattattaatatttaaaatatatgcaaattttcaaataaaaatatatgttaagaCAGAAGTCTAAGTTACAATAATATATGATAACATTAACAGTTAACATTAACAGGTTGATTtctagaataaaaaagataatcacAAAAATCTTAAgttgatttattttaagaaagtaTAAAAGTagagttttgttattttttggcTGGATCTAACTAAATTTTTATtggcttttcaattttttaaggtCACTTTTGTGATTTATTTAGTTGTTATGCACACAGTTGGATACCTATTTggtatttcaaacatatttttgcCTCAATAATTTTGATTGTCTCTAAAACTAATTTTCCTACTTATCTTTGACTCAAAATTGAGTTTCAATAATTGGAAGCAACAAATAGATTGTTTTTCAAGAGAAacataaagtaaaattaattttgattagtatttttcaaacaaatttcattttatcaacatatttttaaacaaaatcatttGAACATAAATCGCATTATaataaatccttttttttttatcaaacttgagtttttaatttacttttgtttcaaaattatatttagaaaCTTTAAtgcaaacatatatatttttcatgggTTTGTCTAATTTATCCCAAGTAAAAATAGAGTTAAATAATCCATCTTGAATAACTAATCGAATTTAGacaattatcttattttaaaattttataattaatattatgacTATCACATTTAATgcatcattttaatttctctttcatatgtgtaaaattaaaattttatatttgttaattaaaagttacttccttttttctttttaactgtcggatttttaaaatatttttgttttcatttatcTGTCATTTTCATAGTTGAAGgtgatataaactttttttctctcaactatACCCTTCTCTCCATAAATTACTTTTATGTACTCCCAAAACAGCTCATTGAGATTTAGTGTACTTCTTTTTAAATAACACTTTACATCTACTTCCAATACAAAAAACTTAATTCCCAATAATAGAAAATTCAATAGTACTTTTTTTATGAATctaaatgtttatttaaaaggaaaagCTTCAcgtgaaattatttaaaaattttaagattaaaaattaaagagggaaaattatttttgctgaATGTGTTCAAGAATCAAATTATGAAGAATACGAGCTTAAGAAGTAAACCAAAGAGATACTTGAAATTTGAGATAATGGAGTATTAAACCAAAGGAGTAGTACGATGCaatgaaaattcaataaaaaggAGTATTCGAGAGGTTGTATGGAAGTCCGAAATTTTAGTTTCGAGAGAGAGAATTTGGAAACGTTAAATGCGGAAATAGATAATTGATAACAGATACTCCTTGAATTTagtagaaaataaagaattaaaaagtataaaataggaaatatatttacaaatttccttcaaataaaaaatatttatgacttTCCTGGTTATCTAATTTTAACTTCAAACGACTCTTATTTAAAAACAGAGGgagtaataattaaaatgattctaaaattataaaatatatattaaaatcttaatcattattttttttaatccacttTAGgtgaatatttattataaaaaaacaaaatttaggtaaatagttttcatttattttaaaatttctaagtataataatttaaatatttttccaataattttattataatttttaattaaaaattacagatAAAGAgtattatagataaaaaattaaaattacagccacatatattttttctaagatgaataaataatataataattaaaatataattattcgtattttaatattttataattttatctacCTATCTTTCCTAATAAAACAATGTACTAGTGTCAcagttttaacaaattttttccCTCCAAAAACTCTatcttcctttttctctttttattcagctttttctttatttattattctgaTACCACTATCTATTTTATATaggataaaaaaatctattttattatctattatactatttaatttctttatttcttcttttttagaacttttcttttaacatttattttttcttatatttttttacgttaTTTCATGAGTTTAATATTAGTtttgtttattcattttattcgacacatagatattattattatacaaacaATGGAACTTGATCTTTTATACAACACACGTCacaattttgaaagaaaaaaaaaattactactcaattttttcttattcctctcaaactttttttcatttacttttcttttattttttagattttatctctcttctattttctaataaaaacacGTCTCTTGCCCAACTCCTTTCCACTTCTTCCCTctctatcattttattttatactctcagttttttattattttattattttacctctttatcatttacttttcttttgtttttataagattttttttctcttctattttctaaaaaaacacaTCTCCTATCCAACTCCTTTtcactttttctctctctatcattttttaagttattttattttattattttatacttacacattttttataataactattcaTTTATTTACAATATATTACTACTCTATGTcctttattcataaaaatatatattcaatagtacgtttatattaacatatataattataaaaataaaataaaaaataattatgcaacaataattaaatatattttttctatttgagTACTCCtactttttatgcattttttataactttaatatATCCACATATCTCctaatactttttaaattatatactttATTCTACTTTTATgagaatatattttatcaatattaGCACTCGTCTTTTTTCGTATTCttgtaaaaaagagaaaaaaaaaagttatacattaacagtataaaattaaaattattttacacaagGAATAgatattaaattctaaaaaaaaacgaGTTCTAATTctcataatgataaaaaaaaaaagagtcatctattattttgttccacaattttaaaaaaataaaataaaaaggagtcATTCTAAAGCACGTCAGGTACCGTAGTGGATCTTTATTTGGAATGATATGAAGCCCATTAGTTTTAACCCGAAAAGGAATAAAGCCCTGCTGGGT contains:
- the LOC100814585 gene encoding leucine-rich repeat extensin-like protein 4; the encoded protein is MMMMMKKKDAAYSSILTLLLIATLLSLTVSASSLSDAEAMYVKQRQLLYYRDEFGDRGENVIVDPSLAFENDRLRNAYIALQAWKQAILSDPRNQTADWVGSDVCSYTGVYCAPALDIPKIRTVAGIDLNHCDIAGYLPEELGLLLDLALFHVNSNRFCGTVPHKFERLKLLYELDLSNNRFAGNFPEVVLRLPSLKFLDLRFNEFEGTVPRELFDKDLDAIFINDNRFVFDLPDNFGNSPVSVIVLANNRFHGCIPASLGNMSNLNEIILMNNAFRSCLPSEIGLLKNLTVFDVSFNQLLGPIPNAVGNAVSLEQLNVAHNLLSGQIPASICMLPHLQNFTYSFNFFTGEPPACLALPAFDDRVNCLPARPLQRPPAQCKSFLSKPVDCNSFKCKHFVPSPPSPSPFPSPTAPVTPSPSPSTPSPFPSPTTPVTPPSPSHSPPSPSTPSPTTPVTPSPSHSPPSPATPSPFPSPTTPVTPSPSHSPPSPATPSPFPSPTTPVTPSPSHSPPSPATPTTPVTPSPSHSPPSPATPSPFPSPTTPVTPSPSHSPPSPATPSPFPSPTTPVTPSPPSPSTPSPFPSPTTPVTPSPVHSPPSPVYLPPPHSSPTPPAHNYGSPPPHHSPAQPVYPYLSPPPPPSVHSSPPPPPPPPCIELPPPPPQSTPSPTPYLPPPSPSPPPPPPPVYHSPPPASPPPCETPPSVSPPPPPAPVYEGPLPPIVGLPYASPPPPPFY